The Pseudomonas sp. MM223 genome segment TGAGCATGACTTGAACAACCGCCCTGAATGGTCGCAGAAGGTGGTCAACGCCATCGTCAAGGCTCAGCACTGGACCCGAGACCACCGCGCCGAAGCCGCTGCGTTGCTGTCCAAGGCCGGCCCCAACAAGTACACCCCGCACGAGCCCGCGGTGCTGGCCAAGGTATTGGCCCCGGCCGCCGAGGACCGTGCCGGCTATATTGCCAGTGGCGCCATTCGCCATCAGCAGTGGGACGAAAAGCGCATCGATTTCCAGCCATACCCGTTCCCCAGTTACACCGAAGAACTGGTCAAACGCCTGAAAACCACGCTGATCGAAGGTGACAACGCGTTCCTTGCCGGGCTGGACCCGGCGCAAACCGCCCGCGACCTGGTCGACGACCGCTTCGTGCGCAACGCCATCGCGGCGGTCGGCGGCCCGTCGGTGTTCGGTATTGCCGACAACTTCGAGCGTAGTGAGGAGTTTGCGGTCTGATGCGCACCCATGTCGTACATGCCGGCCTTGGGCTGGCTGGGTTGTTGGGCTTGCTGCTGTTGTGGTGGGCTGGTGTTGCCGTGTTCGGCCAGGCCGACGGCCTGTCGGCGCGCTTTTCGCCGGCGGCAACCTTGGCCAGCCTGGTCGAGCTGTTGGGGCAGGGCGAGGTTTACGGGCACATCTGGGTCAGCCTCAAACGCATCCTGGTCGGGCTGCTGCTGGCGCTGTTGATTGGCGTGCCGCTGGGCTTGCTGGTGGGCAGCTACCGGCACCTGGAGGCGGCAACCACGCCGGCGTTCCAGTTCTTGCGCATGATCTCGCCGTTGTCGTGGATGCCGGTGGTGGTCATGTTGATGGGCGTAGGTGACCAGCCGATCTACTTCTTGCTGGCGTTCGCTGCGTTGTGGCCGATCTTGCTCAACACGGCAGCCGGGGTCAGGCAGCTGGACCCACGCTGGTTGCAACTGAGCCGCAGTTTGAGTGCTACGCGCTGGGAGACCTTGTGCAAGGTGATCGTGCCGGGGGTGATCGGCCATGTGCTGACCGGCGTGCGTCTGGCCATTGGCATTCTGTGGATCGTGCTGGTGCCGTGCGAAATGCTTGGGGTAAGTGCAGGGCTGGGGTATTTCATTCTGGATACCCGCGACCGGCTGGCATATTCCGAGCTGATGGCGATGGTGCTGCTGATTGGCGTGCTGGGGTTTGTGCTGGATGCCTTTGCGCGAGGGCTGCATCGGCGCTGGGTGCATGGCTGACGGGCCAGTTAGGCCTCTTCGCGGGTAAACCCGCGAAGAGGCCTTTGGATCAATGCACAGTCTTGCGCTGCCGCACACATTCCTTGGCTTGAACGGCCAATTCATCCAGCCGTTCATCGCGCATCTGCTCCGCCTCGATCATCGCATCCTCACCCTGCTGGTTAAGCAGGTAGGTATGAATCTGCATCACTTCCGCCGTCTGATAGATCGGTGCAATGTCCAACCGCCCGATCAACGCACCACTGGCCTGCCCGGTACTGCTCATCAGCACCTGCGGCCCATTGGCAGCCACCACTTGCATACCCATCGCTTCAAACCAAGGCACCTGATTGGCAAAGGCATTCAGTTCCACGCAGGCATGGCGTGCCTGCAGGTCACCCAGCAGGGCACGGGCGATGCCTTGGCGGCGGTGGCTTTCGCGCACGGCAAGAAATGCCAATGCGCATGCCTGCTCGTCGTCCTCGGCCGGCAGCGACAGGGCAAAACCCAGCAACTGGTCCGGTGCTTCGGCATCCAGCGCCAGGGTCAGTGCCACGGCCAGGCCGCGGGTGCCATCCAGCGCTTGCAGGTACTGGTGCACTTCCATGCCGACGCCGTACTGGTATAGCGGGTAGAGCGGGTTGTTGGCGGTGATGGCGACACTGCTCAAGTCGCCGACATTGTGGATGACCAGCTCGCGGATCTGGTTCTGGAAAGATTCGGGCGGCACGCTGTCGAGGCGGCTCAGGATGAACATCGGGGACGGGCTCCGGCGGGTGGTTATACAGCCCGCGCCAGGCTGGCGTGGGCTGCACAGTTTAACCGGTTTTGCCGTTTCAGCCTTGCACCTGTAGTGCGCCGAGCATCAGGTCGAGGTTTTGCACCGCCGCGCCAGAGGCACCTTTGCCCAGGTTATCGAACACTGCAGTGAGCAATACCTGGCCATGTTCGGGGTTGGCATACAGCGCCAGGCGCAGGTCGTTGCTGTCGTTCAACGCTTCGGGGTCGAGGTTGGCGGCTGAACCTTGCTGATGCAGCGGCATCACCTGCACGTGGCGGGCGCCCTGGTAATGCTGCTCCAGGCAAGCCTGCAACTGTTCGGCGCTGATCTGGCCGGGCAGCAGGCGCAATTGCAGCGCAATGCTCAGCACGATGCCCTGGCGGTAGGCCCCGTAGCCGGGCATGAACACCGGCCGCGCCGACAGCCCGGCATGCAGCTGGATTTCGGGTACGTGCTTGTGCGCCAGTTCCAGCCCATACAGTTGCAGGGCCGGGGCCTTGCCCGCACCGGGCTGTTCGTGACGCTCGACCGCCGCGCGGCCACCGCCAGAGTAGCCAGAGATGGCATGGATGCCCAATGGGTAGTCGGCTGGCAGTAGCCCGGCCTTGACCAGTGGGCGTAGCAGGGCAATGGCGCCAGTCGGGTAGCAGCCCGGGTTGCTGACGCGCTTGCTTTGGGCAATGCGTTCGGCCTGCTGGTCATCGAGTTCCGGCAGGCCATAGACCCAGCCTGGGGTAGTGCGGTGTGCGGGCTGGCGTCGATCACTCGCACCTGGGGGTTGTGGATAGCCGCCACGGCCTCGCGGGCGGCGTCATCGG includes the following:
- the cmpB gene encoding Bicarbonate transport system permease protein CmpB (*Name cmpB), with amino-acid sequence MRTHVVHAGLGLAGLLGLLLLWWAGVAVFGQADGLSARFSPAATLASLVELLGQGEVYGHIWVSLKRILVGLLLALLIGVPLGLLVGSYRHLEAATTPAFQFLRMISPLSWMPVVVMLMGVGDQPIYFLLAFAALWPILLNTAAGVRQLDPRWLQLSRSLSATRWETLCKVIVPGVIGHVLTGVRLAIGILWIVLVPCEMLGVSAGLGYFILDTRDRLAYSELMAMVLLIGVLGFVLDAFARGLHRRWVHG
- the argC_2 gene encoding N-acetyl-gamma-glutamyl-phosphate reductase (*Name argC_2) — protein: MGIHAISGYSGGGRAAVERHEQPGAGKAPALQLYGLELAHKHVPEIQLHAGLSARPVFMPGYGAYRQGIVLSIALQLRLLPGQISAEQLQACLEQHYQGARHVQVMPLHQQGSAANLDPEALNDSNDLRLALYANPEHGQVLLTAVFDNLGKGASGAAVQNLDLMLGALQVQG